From Streptomyces sp. CMB-StM0423, a single genomic window includes:
- a CDS encoding ABC transporter permease, with product MRIRTRPAPAAAPARHGASQWRLIWRRFRRHKLAMAGLIVTVAFYFVALFAEFLAPYGTDYLNDDYPYAPPQTVQFSGGLHVDGYTTTVDDETYEQTFTTDPSAEVPIGFFVKGDEYHLFGLIPWDRHLIGPKEPGAAMFLLGADRNGHDLLSELIHGTRVSMTIGLVGVVVAFLLGVTLGGISGYLGGRTDTAIQRVVEFFMSLPHLPLWLGLAAALPPDWGPLRRYFAITVVLAMIGWTHLAREVRGRFLALRQEEFVTAARLDGCTRRRVIFRHLLPSTSSHLIAQLSLSIPAMILAETALSFLGLGLQAPVVSWGVLLQDAQNIRVLSSAPWLMLPGLAVVTAVLALNFAGDGLRDAADPYRK from the coding sequence ATGCGCATACGCACCCGGCCCGCGCCGGCCGCAGCACCGGCCAGGCACGGCGCCTCCCAATGGCGGCTCATCTGGCGCCGGTTCCGCAGGCACAAGCTCGCCATGGCCGGCCTGATCGTCACCGTCGCCTTCTACTTCGTCGCGCTGTTCGCGGAGTTCCTGGCGCCCTACGGCACGGACTACCTCAACGACGACTACCCGTACGCCCCGCCGCAGACGGTCCAGTTCAGCGGCGGCCTGCACGTCGACGGCTACACGACGACCGTGGACGACGAGACGTACGAGCAGACCTTCACCACCGACCCCTCGGCGGAAGTCCCCATCGGCTTCTTCGTCAAGGGCGACGAATACCACCTCTTCGGCCTCATCCCCTGGGACCGCCACCTCATCGGCCCCAAGGAGCCAGGCGCCGCGATGTTCCTGCTGGGAGCCGACCGCAACGGGCACGACCTGCTCTCCGAACTCATCCACGGCACCCGGGTGTCGATGACCATCGGACTGGTCGGCGTCGTGGTGGCGTTCCTGCTCGGCGTGACGCTCGGCGGGATCTCCGGCTATCTGGGCGGCAGAACCGACACCGCGATCCAGCGGGTCGTCGAGTTCTTCATGTCCCTGCCCCACCTGCCGCTGTGGCTGGGCCTGGCGGCGGCCCTGCCACCGGACTGGGGGCCGCTGCGGCGGTACTTCGCCATCACCGTCGTGCTGGCCATGATCGGCTGGACCCATCTGGCCCGGGAGGTACGCGGCCGCTTCCTCGCCCTGCGCCAGGAGGAGTTCGTCACCGCGGCCCGCCTGGACGGCTGCACCCGGCGCCGGGTGATCTTCCGGCACCTGCTGCCGTCCACCAGCAGCCACCTCATCGCCCAGCTCTCGCTGTCCATCCCGGCGATGATCCTGGCCGAGACCGCGCTGAGCTTCCTCGGCCTGGGCCTCCAGGCGCCCGTCGTGAGCTGGGGCGTGCTGCTGCAGGACGCGCAGAACATCCGCGTGCTCTCCTCCGCCCCGTGGCTGATGCTCCCCGGCCTCGCCGTCGTCACCGCGGTACTGGCCCTCAATTTCGCCGGCGACGGGTTGCGCGACGCCGCGGACCCCTACAGGAAGTGA